In the Halococcus hamelinensis 100A6 genome, one interval contains:
- a CDS encoding metal-dependent transcriptional regulator: MSGTAQYLLAVYILAQRGESPVAPGAIGDLLGKSPATVTEMLQRLDEEGSVNYEPYQGATLTEPGRERAAALHETYVTVSWFFRSVLELDEHEAEAMEMAGLVSPTVARRLAATLPYDDPAADRS, translated from the coding sequence ATGAGCGGGACGGCGCAGTACCTGCTGGCCGTCTACATCCTCGCGCAGCGAGGGGAGTCGCCGGTCGCGCCGGGTGCCATCGGCGACCTCCTCGGGAAGTCGCCGGCGACGGTCACCGAGATGCTCCAGCGGCTCGACGAGGAGGGATCGGTGAACTACGAGCCGTACCAGGGGGCGACGCTGACGGAACCGGGCCGCGAGCGCGCGGCGGCGCTCCACGAGACCTACGTCACCGTCTCGTGGTTCTTCCGGAGCGTGCTGGAACTCGACGAACACGAGGCGGAGGCGATGGAGATGGCCGGACTGGTGAGTCCGACGGTCGCGAGGCGGCTCGCGGCGACGCTCCCCTACGACGACCCGGCCGCGGACCGGTCGTGA